In one Bacillus sp. PK3_68 genomic region, the following are encoded:
- a CDS encoding carbon-nitrogen hydrolase, which translates to MSEKITIGLIQIKCGTNIEENVEYSMEKIEEAARRGAQIICLQELFNAQYFPQTVNVDHYNLAESVGSPTLQRMSELAKKLEIVLIVPFYEKAGRGVYFNSAAIFDADGSYLGTTRKNHIPDGPQYHEKYYFIPGNTGYPVYETRYGKIGVGICWDEWFPEVARILALQGADILFYPSAIGSEPDHPELSTHSAWEKAISAHGISNGVFVAAVNRVGQEKDMSFYGGSFVSNPLGEILQSLDDKEGILIQEIDKQDIDSTRNLLQFLRDRRTDTYGLILEKEALQRAKKMPSPESNNILVQTK; encoded by the coding sequence ATGAGCGAAAAAATAACGATTGGATTAATTCAAATAAAATGCGGGACAAACATTGAGGAAAATGTTGAGTACTCAATGGAGAAAATTGAAGAAGCCGCACGTAGAGGGGCACAAATTATTTGCTTACAAGAACTTTTTAATGCGCAATACTTCCCTCAAACGGTGAACGTTGATCATTACAACCTTGCAGAGTCTGTAGGAAGCCCAACCCTCCAAAGGATGAGTGAACTTGCCAAAAAACTAGAGATTGTTCTTATTGTGCCATTTTATGAGAAAGCCGGACGCGGCGTTTATTTTAATAGTGCAGCCATTTTTGATGCAGACGGTTCTTATCTTGGAACCACTCGAAAAAATCATATTCCTGATGGGCCCCAATATCATGAGAAATATTACTTTATTCCAGGGAATACAGGCTATCCAGTCTATGAAACCCGTTATGGAAAAATCGGAGTCGGAATTTGCTGGGATGAATGGTTCCCAGAGGTTGCTCGAATCTTAGCTCTGCAAGGAGCCGATATTCTATTTTACCCTTCAGCGATTGGTTCAGAACCTGATCATCCTGAACTCTCAACTCATAGCGCTTGGGAAAAGGCAATTTCTGCCCATGGCATTTCGAACGGGGTGTTTGTAGCAGCGGTAAACCGTGTTGGGCAAGAAAAAGATATGAGTTTCTACGGCGGAAGTTTTGTAAGCAATCCGCTAGGAGAGATTTTACAGTCATTGGATGATAAAGAAGGAATTTTAATTCAAGAAATCGATAAACAAGACATAGACTCCACCCGAAACTTGCTTCAGTTTTTACGTGATCGCCGGACAGATACTTATGGTCTGATATTAGAAAAAGAAGCGCTTCAAAGGGCTAAAAAGATGCCTTCTCCTGAGTCAAACAACATTCTTGTACAAACGAAGTAG